Sequence from the Bacteroidota bacterium genome:
TTGTAGACTGAAACTTCCTCGCCTAAAATAATTATTTCATTTCCACCGCCAGGTATCAAGTCGCTGACGATGATTTCCCCTCCAAGTTGTGTTTTTAGTTTTTCGTTACATTCTGAGCTAAGAATGACAAATTGTTGTTCGTTATACTGAGAGTACATAAAGCGAGGGTCGTTAGCGATAATTTTTTCAACTATGCTTGAACCAATAATTTCTATCTTACCGTCTCCGTCGATGTCGTTTAGCACTGCCAATCTACAATGAATGTAATCGTAATTCATACTTGCTGGTGTTACCCGATATTCTTTTCCTGTGGGTTGACATCTATTATTAAGAACGAAAAAGCTCCCCTTCTTCCCAACCGAAGAACAAACAATTTCTTTAATGCCATCTCCATCTAAATCTGCAATGCCGTGTTCTGTGATCGAATAATCTAAAGCACCCTTATCGGGAAAACTATACAGTATTTTCCCATCAGTGGCTCGAAGTACATTTACGAAACCCCAATTTTTTAACCAAGAATTACCGGAGACGATGATTTCCCAAGTTCCATCATTGTCAAGGTCAGCAACAGAGGTACGCATACGACCAAATGTCGCAACATACGTCCGCATCCATATCCTGTTGCCTAAATGGTCAAGTAGGAAAATATAAGTTCGATTACTATCTATCATGTCGCCGTAAGAAATAGAATTTTCGAGTGAGTGTGTTCCGCAAACAATTTCTTTATAGCCATCATTATTAATATCCTCTACCGCATCAACGAATGGAATTGTAGCAGTACGGAACTCCCATTTTCGTTCAAAAGTTACGGCAT
This genomic interval carries:
- a CDS encoding VCBS repeat-containing protein, which codes for MTKGKKRSATKILVTSLIIICFVYFLFNFYSIKTNSSPAWTPGGHNNNLFYPRPSSVLIKKPALELIWTSSYIPLNRRGEYTTRAQHLSTFNNSGSIFLAVLRGGVTMFNEFGEMLFQNRARDGAFGTVAELEGEGLWSVVAFADSSICIFNSKGMIQRKLLIPNRVDQIFAADLDNDGKYELLTSEREKIPSSDVFKRVDWDKRTIKCYNAVTFERKWEFRTATIPFVDAVEDINNDGYKEIVCGTHSLENSISYGDMIDSNRTYIFLLDHLGNRIWMRTYVATFGRMRTSVADLDNDGTWEIIVSGNSWLKNWGFVNVLRATDGKILYSFPDKGALDYSITEHGIADLDGDGIKEIVCSSVGKKGSFFVLNNRCQPTGKEYRVTPASMNYDYIHCRLAVLNDIDGDGKIEIIGSSIVEKIIANDPRFMYSQYNEQQFVILSSECNEKLKTQLGGEIIVSDLIPGGGNEIIILGEEVSVYKLKEEEY